In the Streptomyces sp. cg36 genome, one interval contains:
- a CDS encoding winged helix-turn-helix transcriptional regulator, with protein sequence MSRDCGDGRHDKHDVYAALCPCRDVLDMLANKWSALAIGALEDGPVRFGALQRELQGISPKVLTQTLRRLQEAGLVSRTVYPAVPPHVEYALTDLGRSAAEPLARMREWAERNMDLLYAGG encoded by the coding sequence ATGAGCAGGGACTGCGGCGACGGCCGTCACGACAAGCATGACGTCTACGCGGCCCTGTGCCCCTGCCGCGATGTGCTGGACATGCTCGCCAACAAGTGGAGTGCCCTGGCGATCGGCGCGCTGGAGGACGGCCCGGTGCGCTTCGGGGCGCTCCAGCGCGAACTCCAGGGCATCAGCCCCAAGGTGCTCACCCAGACGCTGCGGCGCCTCCAGGAAGCCGGCCTGGTGTCGCGGACGGTCTACCCGGCCGTGCCGCCGCACGTCGAGTACGCCCTCACCGACCTCGGCCGCAGCGCCGCCGAGCCGCTCGCCCGTATGCGCGAGTGGGCGGAACGGAACATGGACCTGTTGTACGCCGGAGGGTGA
- a CDS encoding NADP-dependent oxidoreductase, producing MSEATPTMRAVTQTAFGGPEVLHLTQVPRPVPLPTEVLVRVVSAGVNPVDVKTREGGGMAGVLGEPPFVLGWDVSGVVEEVGFGVHTLSVGDEVYGMPWFPREAGGYAEYVTAPARQFARKPGSLGHDAAAAVPLAALTAWQILVDTADVRPGQRVLVHAAAGGVGHFAVQFAKHLGAHVIATASAGKHDWLRELGADEVIDYTTARFEEKLSGVDVVVDLVGDGIDDTSTRSLAVLRPGGLLVAVPSGVSPELAERAAGAGVRAVPYLVEPDGTALATLAGLIDAGAVKVEVAGVLPLERVAEAHRQVASGRTRGKIVLRVAE from the coding sequence ATGTCCGAGGCCACCCCCACCATGCGCGCCGTCACCCAGACCGCCTTCGGCGGCCCCGAGGTGCTGCACCTCACACAGGTGCCGCGCCCCGTGCCACTGCCCACCGAGGTCCTGGTGCGGGTCGTGTCCGCCGGAGTGAACCCGGTGGACGTGAAGACCCGCGAGGGCGGCGGGATGGCGGGCGTCCTCGGTGAGCCGCCGTTCGTCCTCGGCTGGGACGTGTCCGGTGTGGTCGAGGAGGTCGGCTTCGGCGTCCACACCCTGTCCGTCGGTGACGAGGTGTACGGCATGCCGTGGTTCCCGCGCGAGGCGGGCGGCTACGCCGAGTACGTCACCGCCCCCGCGCGCCAGTTCGCCCGCAAGCCCGGGTCGCTGGGCCACGACGCCGCCGCGGCCGTCCCGCTGGCGGCGCTCACCGCCTGGCAGATCCTGGTGGACACCGCCGACGTGCGCCCCGGGCAGCGCGTCCTCGTCCACGCCGCGGCCGGTGGCGTCGGCCACTTCGCGGTGCAGTTCGCCAAGCACCTCGGCGCCCATGTCATCGCCACCGCCAGCGCGGGCAAGCACGACTGGCTGCGCGAGCTCGGCGCCGACGAGGTGATCGACTACACCACCGCCCGCTTCGAGGAGAAGCTGTCCGGGGTGGACGTCGTCGTCGACCTCGTCGGTGACGGCATCGACGACACCAGCACCCGCTCGCTCGCCGTGCTGCGCCCGGGCGGGCTGCTGGTCGCCGTCCCCTCCGGGGTGTCACCGGAGCTCGCCGAGCGGGCCGCCGGTGCGGGCGTGCGGGCCGTGCCCTACCTCGTCGAGCCGGACGGCACCGCCCTGGCGACGCTGGCCGGACTGATCGACGCCGGCGCGGTCAAGGTGGAGGTGGCCGGGGTGCTGCCGCTGGAGCGGGTCGCCGAGGCCCACCGCCAGGTCGCCTCCGGCCGCACCCGGGGCAAGATCGTGCTGCGCGTCGCCGAGTGA
- a CDS encoding FAD/NAD(P)-binding protein, with protein MRSGVTRTLCVIGAGPRGLSVLERLCANERARPSHSAVTVHIVEPCEPGAGAVWRTDQSRLLLMNTVASQITVHTDDSSCIEGPVEPGPTLEEWARELIATGDLTAHGEQTLAEARDLGPNTYPTRAFYGSYLNAMFQRVVRNAPAHVTVEVHRSRAVALTDSHGEADCEQAVGLSDGTWIGGLDAVVLAQGHVPVRPTAHEERTASLARVHGLRHLQPANPADLDLSVVRAGEPVLLRGLGLNFFDHMTLLTQGRGGSFERVDGALVYRPSGQEPKLYATSRRGIPYHARGENEKGASERYYPRLLTPEHIDALRKRADGGERIGLRDELWPLITREVESVYYGTWLTAHGRDAERADFVDRFLARADTAERDALVDAAGVPEAERWSWRRLQRPYDGHDFPDRDAFRGWLLDHLRADVREARLGNLSGPLKSALDVLRDLRNEIRLAVDHSGLYGDSHRDELDRWYTPLNAFLSIGPPASRIEEMIALIEAGVLELTGPDTEIRIDTVGHAFVARSTSVPGEPVRAHILIEARLPEADLRRAADPLLQHLLATGQAVNHRVPNADGPAYETGGLAVAERPYRVRDARGRAHPRRFAYGVPTEAVHWVTAAGIRPGVDSVTLADSDAIARAVLALAPRPATPAAAPDRPQGALV; from the coding sequence ATGAGGAGTGGCGTTACCAGGACGCTCTGCGTGATCGGCGCCGGACCGCGCGGACTCTCCGTGCTGGAGCGGCTGTGCGCCAACGAGCGTGCGCGGCCCAGCCATTCGGCGGTGACCGTGCACATCGTGGAACCGTGCGAGCCGGGCGCCGGCGCCGTGTGGCGCACCGACCAGTCCCGTCTCCTCCTGATGAACACGGTCGCGTCCCAGATCACCGTGCACACCGACGACAGCTCGTGCATCGAGGGGCCCGTCGAACCCGGCCCCACCCTGGAGGAGTGGGCGAGAGAGCTGATCGCCACGGGCGACCTGACCGCTCACGGCGAGCAGACCCTCGCCGAGGCCCGCGACCTGGGGCCCAACACCTATCCCACCCGCGCCTTCTACGGCAGCTATCTGAACGCGATGTTCCAGCGCGTCGTGCGGAACGCCCCCGCCCACGTCACCGTCGAGGTGCACCGCTCGCGCGCCGTCGCCCTCACCGACAGCCACGGCGAGGCCGACTGCGAGCAGGCCGTCGGCCTCTCCGACGGAACCTGGATCGGCGGTCTCGACGCCGTCGTCCTCGCCCAGGGCCACGTGCCGGTGCGGCCCACCGCCCACGAGGAGCGCACCGCCAGCCTCGCCCGGGTCCACGGATTACGCCATCTGCAGCCCGCCAACCCCGCCGACCTGGACCTGAGCGTCGTCAGGGCCGGGGAGCCGGTACTGCTGCGCGGACTCGGCCTCAACTTCTTCGACCACATGACGCTCCTCACCCAGGGCCGCGGCGGCTCCTTCGAGCGCGTCGACGGCGCCCTGGTGTACCGGCCCTCGGGCCAGGAGCCGAAGCTCTACGCCACCTCCCGCCGGGGCATCCCGTACCACGCGCGGGGCGAGAACGAGAAGGGCGCCTCGGAGCGCTACTACCCGCGGTTGCTCACCCCCGAGCACATCGACGCCCTGCGCAAGCGGGCCGACGGCGGCGAACGGATCGGTCTGCGCGACGAATTGTGGCCGCTGATCACCCGCGAGGTGGAGAGCGTCTACTACGGCACCTGGCTCACCGCCCACGGCCGCGACGCCGAGCGCGCCGACTTCGTCGACCGCTTCCTCGCCCGCGCGGACACCGCCGAGCGGGACGCGCTCGTGGACGCCGCCGGTGTCCCCGAGGCCGAGCGCTGGAGCTGGCGCCGGCTCCAGCGCCCGTACGACGGACACGACTTCCCCGACCGGGACGCGTTCCGCGGCTGGCTCCTGGACCATCTGCGCGCCGATGTGCGCGAGGCGCGGCTCGGCAACCTCAGCGGACCCCTCAAATCCGCCCTGGACGTGCTGCGCGACCTGCGCAACGAGATACGGCTCGCGGTCGACCACAGCGGCCTGTACGGCGACTCCCACCGCGACGAACTCGACCGCTGGTACACCCCGTTGAACGCCTTCCTCTCCATCGGCCCGCCCGCCTCCCGCATCGAGGAGATGATCGCGCTGATCGAGGCGGGCGTCCTCGAACTCACCGGCCCCGACACCGAGATCCGCATCGACACGGTCGGCCACGCCTTCGTCGCCCGGTCCACGTCCGTACCGGGCGAGCCGGTGCGGGCCCACATCCTCATCGAGGCCCGGCTGCCGGAGGCGGACCTGCGGCGCGCCGCCGATCCGCTGCTCCAGCACCTGCTCGCCACCGGGCAGGCCGTCAACCACCGGGTGCCCAACGCGGACGGACCCGCGTACGAGACCGGTGGGCTCGCCGTCGCCGAGCGCCCCTACCGGGTGCGGGACGCCCGGGGCCGGGCGCACCCCCGCCGGTTCGCCTACGGTGTGCCGACGGAGGCCGTCCACTGGGTCACCGCGGCCGGCATCCGGCCCGGCGTGGACTCGGTGACGCTGGCCGACTCGGACGCCATCGCCCGTGCCGTACTGGCGCTCGCGCCCCGGCCCGCCACCCCGGCCGCCGCCCCGGACCGACCGCAAGGAGCGCTCGTATGA
- a CDS encoding lyase family protein, whose protein sequence is MTRRPDSLLDSGLLSPVRAGTPVEEAVGDLAWLQAMLDAEAALARAQARLGTLPGAAAEVITAEARADHLDLRELALAARETANPVVGLVQAFGRRVASVDPAAAHYVHRGSTSQDIFDTGAMLVAGRALRLMRADLGRAAAALATLAEQHRDTAMAGRTLALHAVPTTFGLKAAGWRKLLLDADARLERILDGGLPVSLGGAAGTLAGYLEYARLDAEGPLDPAAYTVRLVETFAEETGLAAADLPWHTLRTPVADLAGALAFTAAALGKIAVDVQSLTRTEVGEVAEPAVSGRGSSSAMPHKRNPVLATLLRSAALQVPVLAAGVTQCMLTEDERSAGAWHAEWQLLRECLRLTGGATHTLVELAEGLEVRPERMTANLALTGGQIVSERIAAVLAPRLGKAEAKQALTRASHTAQHTGRTLGEVLADSAELRDHFEAGELAELCDPARYTGAAAALVDRALGNEARPKAS, encoded by the coding sequence ATGACCCGCCGCCCCGACAGCCTGCTCGACTCCGGGCTCCTCTCCCCGGTCCGCGCGGGCACCCCGGTGGAAGAGGCCGTGGGCGATCTCGCCTGGCTCCAGGCCATGCTCGACGCCGAGGCCGCGCTGGCCAGGGCGCAGGCCCGGCTCGGCACGCTGCCGGGCGCGGCGGCCGAGGTCATCACCGCCGAGGCCCGCGCCGACCATCTGGACCTGCGCGAACTGGCGCTGGCCGCGCGGGAGACCGCCAATCCGGTCGTCGGTCTCGTGCAGGCGTTCGGCCGCCGGGTGGCCTCGGTGGACCCGGCCGCCGCCCACTACGTGCACCGCGGATCCACCAGCCAGGACATCTTCGACACCGGCGCGATGCTGGTCGCCGGGCGCGCCCTGCGGCTGATGCGCGCCGACCTCGGCCGGGCCGCCGCCGCGCTCGCCACCCTCGCCGAGCAGCACCGCGACACCGCGATGGCGGGCCGCACCCTGGCCCTGCACGCCGTACCCACCACCTTCGGGCTGAAGGCGGCGGGCTGGCGCAAGCTCCTCCTCGACGCCGACGCGCGCCTGGAGCGGATCCTGGACGGCGGGCTGCCGGTCTCGCTCGGCGGGGCCGCCGGCACGCTCGCGGGATACCTGGAGTACGCGCGCCTCGACGCCGAAGGCCCCCTGGACCCGGCCGCCTACACCGTACGGCTCGTCGAGACCTTCGCCGAGGAGACCGGGCTCGCCGCCGCCGACCTGCCCTGGCACACCCTGCGCACCCCCGTCGCGGACCTGGCCGGGGCCCTCGCCTTCACGGCCGCCGCCCTCGGGAAGATCGCGGTGGACGTGCAGTCGCTGACCCGTACGGAGGTCGGCGAGGTGGCCGAGCCCGCGGTGAGCGGACGCGGCAGCTCCTCGGCCATGCCGCACAAGCGCAACCCGGTCCTGGCGACCCTGCTGCGCAGCGCCGCCCTCCAAGTCCCGGTCCTGGCCGCGGGCGTCACCCAGTGCATGCTCACCGAGGACGAGCGTTCGGCGGGCGCCTGGCACGCGGAGTGGCAGCTGCTGCGCGAGTGCCTGCGGCTGACCGGCGGCGCCACCCACACCCTCGTCGAACTCGCCGAAGGACTCGAAGTGCGGCCCGAGCGCATGACCGCCAACCTGGCGCTCACCGGCGGTCAGATCGTCTCCGAGCGGATCGCCGCCGTCCTCGCGCCCCGGCTCGGCAAGGCCGAGGCCAAGCAGGCCCTCACCCGCGCCTCCCACACGGCCCAGCACACCGGCCGCACCCTGGGCGAGGTCCTGGCCGACTCGGCCGAGCTGCGCGACCACTTCGAAGCCGGGGAGCTGGCGGAACTGTGCGATCCGGCGCGCTACACCGGCGCGGCGGCGGCGCTGGTCGACCGCGCCCTGGGCAACGAAGCCCGCCCAAAGGCTTCCTGA